The proteins below are encoded in one region of Hordeum vulgare subsp. vulgare chromosome 3H, MorexV3_pseudomolecules_assembly, whole genome shotgun sequence:
- the LOC123443318 gene encoding ERI1 exoribonuclease 2-like, translated as MAAIMAARGQELEQDFDFFVVVDFEATCLKDARIFPQEIIEFPAVLVDGATGRIESAFRRYVRPKHHPVLTQFCRELTGIRQEDVDGGVDLGEALWLHDAWLKAATAGAGNRRSGRLAVVTWGDWDCRTMLEFECRFKGIEKPSYFDQWINLRVPFQVALGGGGRVNLQEAVRAAGLDWEGRLHCGLDDALNTARLLAEVMRRGVKMTITGSLAPLLPFEQEQQPRTSTCGGSPALAPPPLPFEQKQQPRTSTCGGSLALAPPIQQQPPRTGPCDGSFPLVPAPIQQKQQQRPQPHIISPCGGSSATWYCGVTTKGGMEPGAMQSGCTNWTPAMGAVSPYYMWSN; from the coding sequence ATGGCAGCGATCATGGCGGCGCGCGGGCAGGAGCTGGAGCAAGATTTTGATTTCTTCGTGGTGGTCGACTTCGAGGCGACGTGCCTCAAAGACGCGCGGATCTTCCCGCAGGAAATCATTGAGTTCCCCGCCGTGCTCGTCGACGGCGCCACCGGTCGCATCGAGTCAGCGTTTCGCAGGTACGTTCGTCCTAAACATCACCCTGTGCTGACCCAGTTTTGCAGGGAACTCACCGGCATCCGGCAGGAGGACGTCGACGGCGGCGTGGATCTCGGCGAGGCGCTCTGGCTGCACGACGCGTGGCTGAAGGCGGCGACGGCGGGGGCAGGGAACAGGAGGAGCGGTCGCTTGGCCGTCGTGACCTGGGGAGACTGGGACTGCCGGACCATGCTAGAGTTCGAGTGCCGCTTCAAGGGCATCGAGAAGCCCTCCTACTTTGATCAATGGATCAACCTGAGGGTCCCCTTCCAGGTGGCGCTCGGCGGTGGAGGGCGGGTGAACCTGCAGGAGGCGGTTCGGGCGGCGGGGCTGGACTGGGAGGGCCGCCTGCATTGCGGGTTGGACGATGCCCTCAACACGGCACGACTGCTTGCTGAGGTCATGCGGCGCGGGGTCAAGATGACCATCACTGGCTCGCTGGCGCCGCTGCTGCCGTTCGAGCAGGAGCAGCAGCCTCGCACAAGCACCTGCGGTGGCTCACCTGCGctggcgccgccgccgctgccgttcGAGCAGAAGCAGCAGCCTCGCACAAGCACCTGCGGTGGCTCACTTGCGCTGGCGCCGCCGATCCAGCAGCAGCCGCCTCGCACAGGCCCTTGTGATGGCTCGTTTCCGCTGGTGCCGGCGCCTATCcagcagaagcagcagcagcggccGCAGCCTCACATAATCAGCCCCTGTGGTGGCTCCTCTGCGACGTGGTACTGCGGGGTGACGACAAAAGGAGGCATGGAGCCAGGGGCGATGCAGTCTGGATGTACCAACTGGACGCCGGCCATGGGAGCCGTGTCCCCCTACTACATGTGGAGCAACTGA